A window of the Ignisphaera sp. genome harbors these coding sequences:
- a CDS encoding mechanosensitive ion channel family protein: MNELWHMFSPYISKIIAIAVVVIVVYILVKVLTKLVNLILKGVEPSYTVRVVESIKIGLYVMAAIMVAAILAPETQVFVGLLFLIGLALMFMFIDVLRNLGSEFYIRSKGIVRRGEWIEVDGVSIRVIDFDAVGILGETQKLEKVFIPYTKLLNSITINRVTPFGLLVRIFVDIPQTYGIDSARNSMIEALKIVEEDLATEPDVTYIGSKGGILNFVAEFHIINYRKLTKILSVIEKEIKNRIPEAVIRI, encoded by the coding sequence ATGAACGAGCTGTGGCACATGTTTTCACCTTATATCAGTAAAATTATAGCAATTGCTGTAGTAGTTATTGTGGTGTACATTCTAGTCAAGGTGTTAACGAAGCTGGTGAACCTCATCTTGAAGGGTGTTGAGCCTAGCTATACTGTAAGAGTTGTAGAGTCGATTAAGATAGGTCTATATGTAATGGCTGCGATAATGGTTGCAGCTATTCTAGCACCTGAAACCCAAGTGTTTGTTGGTCTTCTCTTTTTGATAGGATTGGCATTAATGTTTATGTTCATCGATGTTTTAAGGAATCTCGGAAGCGAATTCTATATAAGGTCCAAAGGTATTGTTAGAAGAGGTGAATGGATAGAGGTAGATGGTGTAAGTATAAGGGTGATAGATTTTGATGCTGTAGGTATTCTAGGCGAAACTCAAAAGCTTGAGAAAGTCTTCATACCCTATACAAAACTTTTGAACAGTATCACAATAAATAGGGTTACACCATTTGGTTTACTTGTCAGAATTTTTGTAGATATTCCTCAAACCTATGGTATAGATAGTGCAAGAAACAGCATGATTGAGGCATTGAAAATAGTTGAAGAGGATCTAGCTACAGAACCTGATGTAACCTATATAGGAAGTAAGGGAGGTATACTGAATTTTGTTGCAGAATTCCATATAATAAACTATAGAAAATTAACAAAAATACTTTCGGTAATCGAGAAAGAGATTAAGAACAGAATACCTGAAGCAGTTATACGGATATAG
- a CDS encoding UbiX family flavin prenyltransferase — protein sequence MIDSRRSEVLKVFLGVTGASGCVLAIRFAELLKKLNSYIVASYTSNALLVADSECVSREWFISKLGEYVDELYDENRIDASVASSSNTLDAYILIPASIKTLALIVNGIGSNLITRAILNGLRMKRKVIAIVRESPLGEIELKILYRAARAGVAIIPAVIGFYAYPQNIRDVVDFIIGKVFDVLELHSNLYRRWKSAKEPKIQDPCQILYGLKDS from the coding sequence GTGATAGACTCGCGCAGGTCTGAAGTATTGAAGGTTTTTCTTGGGGTGACTGGTGCTAGTGGATGTGTGCTTGCTATAAGGTTTGCAGAACTACTGAAGAAACTGAATTCATATATAGTGGCATCGTACACTTCTAATGCTCTTCTTGTAGCAGATAGCGAGTGTGTATCTAGAGAATGGTTCATATCTAAACTAGGTGAATATGTGGATGAGTTGTATGATGAAAATAGAATCGATGCATCTGTAGCCAGTAGTAGCAACACTCTTGATGCATATATACTTATTCCTGCATCTATAAAAACTCTAGCACTGATTGTAAACGGAATTGGATCAAACCTTATTACCAGAGCCATACTTAATGGGCTTAGAATGAAGAGAAAAGTAATAGCCATTGTTAGAGAATCTCCTCTTGGCGAAATAGAGCTCAAGATATTGTATAGAGCAGCTAGAGCTGGAGTAGCCATTATACCAGCTGTGATAGGTTTCTATGCATATCCACAAAATATAAGAGATGTGGTAGACTTTATCATCGGTAAAGTATTTGATGTTCTTGAACTACACAGCAATCTCTATAGGAGGTGGAAAAGTGCTAAGGAACCTAAAATACAAGATCCTTGCCAAATCCTTTACGGCTTAAAAGATTCTTGA
- a CDS encoding MFS transporter, producing the protein MIWIKYYWIWVIHSIFYSFAFTFSTAFYQAYAIRVLGYSVDELGNITFLNLAAISLGSFVSPILVNRYRHRRVVLWKVFTSLNIISWSLSGFSDIVSRYMLFFYIALAQFTGAIGGMAYSDLIADIIPKEKSIKIFSKVNTYTTLSSLVSLSISVSIFVVLGSSIVSYRICYSITIVSAIISAAFLWKMKDLVQKKNEMTSVKYVIKVYRDIVRKDVARGYIVFISLFTFFANMPAALWNYYIIKIFNGTELWISVNNIMNLVAGTLGNYLLSKISHRLNPKKTIVYSIIPISFVPTIFLFSSTLSAQAVMNLYSGLSWTGFNLIVNIYNLYLAGEKRVYMIALLGVLNNLAASIASRLGSAIASINLLTMQMVFIMSTIGRLSMYFYARKNLPNI; encoded by the coding sequence TTGATATGGATTAAGTACTACTGGATATGGGTTATACACTCAATTTTCTACAGCTTTGCATTCACATTTTCTACAGCATTCTATCAAGCATATGCTATAAGGGTTTTAGGCTATAGTGTAGATGAGTTAGGCAATATAACATTCCTGAATCTTGCAGCAATATCTTTGGGTAGCTTTGTATCACCTATTCTTGTAAATAGGTATAGGCATAGAAGAGTTGTTTTATGGAAGGTTTTCACATCGTTAAACATAATTTCGTGGTCGTTATCTGGATTCTCAGATATTGTATCACGCTATATGTTATTCTTTTACATAGCTTTAGCACAATTTACTGGTGCTATAGGTGGAATGGCTTATTCGGATCTAATAGCAGATATAATACCAAAGGAGAAATCTATAAAGATCTTCAGCAAAGTGAACACATATACAACGTTATCTTCATTAGTATCTCTATCTATATCAGTATCTATATTTGTTGTTCTTGGAAGCTCTATTGTGTCATACAGAATATGCTATTCTATAACTATAGTATCTGCAATAATCTCTGCAGCATTTCTATGGAAAATGAAGGATCTAGTCCAAAAGAAGAATGAAATGACATCTGTAAAATATGTGATTAAGGTATACAGAGATATTGTTCGCAAAGATGTTGCTAGAGGCTATATAGTATTCATTTCTTTATTTACATTCTTCGCTAATATGCCGGCAGCTCTATGGAACTACTACATAATAAAGATATTCAATGGAACAGAACTATGGATCTCGGTGAATAATATAATGAACTTAGTTGCAGGTACGTTAGGTAATTATCTTTTGAGTAAGATTTCACATAGACTCAATCCGAAGAAGACAATAGTATATTCAATCATACCTATATCTTTTGTACCCACAATCTTTCTGTTCTCGTCTACATTATCTGCACAAGCTGTGATGAACCTTTACTCAGGTTTGAGTTGGACTGGATTTAATCTGATTGTGAATATATACAACCTTTATCTCGCCGGAGAGAAAAGAGTGTACATGATAGCTCTTCTAGGTGTTCTAAACAATCTAGCAGCTTCTATAGCCTCAAGATTAGGATCAGCTATAGCTTCTATAAATCTTCTAACAATGCAGATGGTATTCATAATGTCAACCATAGGTAGATTGTCGATGTACTTCTACGCTAGAAAAAACCTGCCCAACATATAG
- the glyS gene encoding glycine--tRNA ligase, which yields MSTSKYDKIMNLAFRRGFIWPSFEIYGGQAGFYDLGPLGVLLKNNIVSLWREVFVKQHQDIVVEVETPIINPAIVFRASGHEESFTDYAVECLSCHRVYRADHLIEERLGISAEGLNEIMLGKLIEEHGIVCPACGGKFSEVRRFLLLFQTFVGPYSPENLAYLRPEAAQGMFINFKRVYELMKKRLPFGIVQIGKVARNEISPRQGPIRLREFTIMEIEFFYDAQNPDCSILEEKCNNEKIRILTAEERTRGESKPITISPTEAFRENIIISPWLAYWMCVSKRFISMMGVPDENSYFEEKLPSERAHYSKQTFDQIVIVDKWGKLEISGHAYRHSYDLERHAKYSGADLYALRQLKEPLVIKKRTARYDKKLILNIYGQQAGEVFRVLSNYSPEELLKVLESTVGDNVVIDGVTIPKSVFVVEDSVEKVWVEKFVPHVSEPSFGAERLMYIVLEYAYKELENGRIVLSLPKKLAPIKVGIATLVDKQPFKSMASEIYETIKSKHHALILEGESIGKKYAIADEIGIPFVVTIDYESISTGSTVTIRDRDSRKQIRIPLQDLVKVLDIGLEECDIFGLGYQVIEPKD from the coding sequence GTGAGTACATCAAAGTACGACAAAATCATGAACCTAGCCTTCAGAAGAGGCTTTATATGGCCTTCATTCGAGATATATGGAGGTCAAGCTGGGTTCTACGATTTAGGACCCCTCGGTGTCTTGCTTAAGAACAATATAGTGAGCCTATGGCGTGAAGTGTTTGTTAAACAACACCAAGATATTGTTGTAGAGGTGGAGACCCCTATAATAAATCCCGCTATAGTTTTTAGAGCAAGTGGACATGAGGAAAGTTTTACGGACTATGCTGTAGAATGCCTCTCTTGCCACCGTGTCTATAGAGCCGATCACCTTATTGAAGAAAGACTCGGTATATCAGCTGAAGGATTAAACGAGATAATGTTAGGAAAACTTATAGAAGAACATGGTATTGTTTGTCCTGCTTGTGGAGGAAAATTCTCAGAAGTTAGACGTTTCCTGCTACTCTTTCAAACATTTGTAGGACCCTACTCTCCAGAAAACTTAGCCTATCTAAGACCTGAAGCAGCTCAAGGAATGTTCATAAACTTCAAACGCGTCTATGAGTTAATGAAGAAGCGTCTTCCATTCGGTATTGTACAGATAGGTAAAGTTGCACGAAATGAGATTTCCCCTAGACAAGGACCTATAAGGTTAAGAGAGTTTACGATAATGGAGATAGAATTCTTCTATGATGCACAAAATCCGGACTGCTCTATTCTTGAGGAGAAATGCAATAATGAGAAGATAAGGATTTTGACGGCTGAAGAGAGAACTCGCGGAGAATCCAAACCCATAACCATTTCTCCTACCGAAGCCTTTAGAGAGAACATAATTATAAGTCCGTGGCTTGCCTACTGGATGTGTGTGTCGAAGAGATTTATATCAATGATGGGTGTACCTGATGAAAATAGCTATTTTGAGGAGAAACTGCCTTCAGAAAGAGCACACTATTCTAAGCAAACATTCGATCAGATAGTTATTGTAGATAAATGGGGTAAACTAGAGATTTCAGGACATGCTTATAGACATAGCTATGATCTTGAGAGACATGCTAAGTATAGTGGAGCTGATCTCTACGCTCTTCGGCAACTTAAAGAGCCCCTAGTAATCAAAAAACGTACAGCTAGATACGATAAGAAGCTTATTCTGAATATCTATGGTCAGCAAGCAGGAGAGGTATTCAGGGTCCTCTCTAATTATTCTCCAGAAGAACTTCTTAAAGTACTGGAATCGACTGTAGGCGATAACGTAGTTATTGATGGTGTTACTATACCAAAGTCGGTATTTGTTGTTGAGGATAGTGTGGAAAAAGTGTGGGTAGAGAAATTTGTGCCACATGTATCTGAGCCCTCATTTGGAGCTGAAAGACTTATGTATATAGTTCTCGAGTATGCATACAAAGAGCTAGAGAACGGAAGAATTGTTCTATCTCTACCAAAAAAATTAGCACCTATAAAGGTGGGTATAGCTACACTTGTTGATAAACAGCCCTTTAAATCTATGGCAAGCGAGATCTACGAGACAATAAAATCTAAGCACCATGCACTCATATTAGAGGGAGAATCGATAGGTAAGAAATATGCTATAGCTGATGAAATAGGTATACCTTTTGTTGTTACAATAGATTATGAGAGTATAAGCACAGGATCGACGGTAACTATCAGGGATAGGGACAGTAGAAAACAGATAAGAATTCCATTACAGGATCTTGTAAAGGTTTTAGATATAGGTCTAGAAGAGTGCGATATATTTGGCTTGGGTTACCAAGTTATTGAACCAAAAGATTAA
- a CDS encoding 5-deoxy-glucuronate isomerase, translated as MYGAVRMNKMLFRRPNIWDKPITLFTIDGITVHIVQSRDSTHTIFKATYGAEKLLIPLKGSVEFTDIYANEKDIIYVPRRYSDVELSYERGSVIYLIEVISNSDFEPYVKRFSEARYIDVGDGLSRRRRYILIDVNDRSEKFLAGFTECCSGCWGSYPPHRHDDKYEVFVYYGSEPGFGIQLLIDEDLQEAYIVRDFDVFLVRYGYHPNVSIPSTRLNYLWVMISIKGARDFSMDIHPMFSENRRRR; from the coding sequence ATGTATGGAGCAGTAAGGATGAACAAGATGCTGTTTAGAAGACCAAACATATGGGATAAACCTATCACATTGTTTACCATAGATGGGATCACTGTACATATTGTTCAGTCAAGAGATTCCACTCATACCATTTTTAAAGCGACATATGGTGCAGAAAAACTTTTGATACCATTGAAAGGGTCTGTAGAGTTTACGGATATATACGCTAACGAGAAAGATATAATCTATGTTCCAAGAAGATATAGCGATGTAGAGTTATCATATGAAAGAGGTTCAGTAATATATTTAATTGAAGTAATATCAAATAGCGATTTCGAGCCTTATGTCAAGAGGTTTAGCGAAGCTCGGTACATAGATGTAGGTGACGGTTTATCGCGTAGGAGAAGGTACATACTAATCGATGTAAATGACAGATCAGAAAAGTTTTTAGCGGGATTTACAGAATGTTGCTCAGGTTGTTGGGGGTCATATCCACCGCATAGACATGATGATAAGTATGAGGTATTTGTTTACTATGGTTCTGAACCTGGTTTCGGAATCCAGCTACTTATTGATGAAGATCTCCAAGAAGCATACATAGTAAGAGATTTTGATGTATTTCTAGTTAGATATGGATACCACCCAAATGTCTCAATACCTTCAACAAGACTGAATTATCTCTGGGTAATGATATCTATTAAAGGTGCTAGAGATTTTTCCATGGATATCCATCCCATGTTTAGTGAAAATAGAAGGCGTAGGTAA
- a CDS encoding arginine--tRNA ligase translates to MGIDIDNSFEYVRLCIAQEVSRALGISINNILQGFEIPREEYGDLSIVLPKAGIDPSLAERVAEATRKCNVVSNVHTVGIYVNIHFERRLFTKALFNSLVSNKERFGIYVDPEPKRIVVEFVSANPLHPLHIGAARNAALGCFLTNILRLCGNRVQARFYINDVGRQVALLALGALQLRNALPNKMKPDHWIGLVYAITNTVAEIKNIKKKLEHASVREREELQKELDELLVDASKLRKQAPEIFDTIAEKLKDIDVDAEVSKIMKSYESRDPEISRFIRELVSTCIDGFKQTLSRFGVEIDVWDWESDLVWSGEVDNIIDSLEKSPLIVVHKGVSALDIGKIAEDPALRKALSIGRDLEIPPLIFKRSDGTTLYTVRDIAYTLRKFREFQADKVINVIASEQKLPQAQLKLALYVLGYKREAENLIHYSYEIVTIEGTKMSSRRGRLISLDEILDIAKDRALAELEARGSKSEEKAEKIGVAAVKFYLLSSSPSKPLKFSWKLALDFEKNSAPYLLYTYARTEGIFRKASEYGIDIDPVKLLDRADEGFASTDQRRWRLVKLVAQFHDTVYNTYMSLDPSILVVYTLKLADEFNSWYNDEPILLEENENIRASKLLLTYGVNIVLKNSLRILGIEPLEKI, encoded by the coding sequence ATGGGTATAGATATTGACAATTCTTTTGAATATGTTAGACTATGTATAGCTCAAGAAGTATCGAGAGCTCTAGGGATATCCATAAACAATATACTTCAAGGATTTGAAATTCCTAGAGAAGAGTATGGAGATCTTTCCATAGTGCTACCTAAAGCAGGAATCGATCCAAGTCTAGCTGAAAGAGTTGCTGAAGCTACTAGAAAATGTAATGTTGTCTCTAATGTTCATACAGTCGGTATATACGTGAACATACATTTCGAGAGAAGGCTCTTCACCAAAGCGCTATTCAACTCGCTAGTCAGTAATAAAGAGCGGTTCGGAATCTATGTAGATCCTGAGCCAAAGAGAATTGTAGTAGAATTTGTTTCAGCAAATCCTCTACATCCTCTACACATAGGTGCTGCAAGAAATGCTGCTCTAGGCTGTTTTCTAACCAACATACTTAGGTTGTGTGGAAATAGAGTTCAAGCGAGATTCTATATCAATGATGTTGGTAGACAAGTAGCGTTACTAGCTCTAGGAGCTCTACAGCTTCGTAATGCTCTACCAAACAAAATGAAGCCTGACCACTGGATAGGTCTTGTTTATGCTATAACAAATACTGTAGCAGAGATTAAGAACATAAAGAAGAAGCTAGAGCATGCTAGTGTTAGAGAAAGAGAAGAACTACAGAAAGAGCTAGATGAGCTTCTAGTTGATGCATCAAAATTGAGGAAACAAGCACCAGAGATATTCGACACCATAGCTGAAAAACTGAAGGATATTGATGTAGATGCCGAAGTATCCAAGATAATGAAGAGCTACGAATCTAGAGATCCTGAGATAAGCAGGTTCATAAGAGAACTCGTATCTACGTGTATAGATGGCTTTAAACAGACTTTGAGTAGATTTGGTGTAGAGATAGATGTTTGGGATTGGGAAAGCGATCTAGTCTGGAGTGGTGAAGTAGATAATATAATAGACTCTCTAGAGAAAAGCCCTCTAATAGTTGTACATAAAGGTGTCTCAGCTCTAGACATAGGGAAAATAGCTGAAGATCCTGCTCTAAGGAAGGCTTTGTCGATAGGTAGAGACCTAGAGATACCGCCACTAATATTCAAGAGAAGTGATGGAACGACACTCTATACCGTAAGAGATATAGCGTATACATTAAGAAAGTTCCGTGAATTTCAGGCAGATAAAGTCATAAACGTTATTGCATCAGAACAAAAGCTACCACAAGCACAACTAAAATTAGCTCTATACGTCCTAGGGTACAAGAGAGAAGCAGAAAACCTCATCCACTATAGCTACGAGATAGTTACTATTGAGGGCACGAAGATGAGTTCGAGAAGAGGAAGACTAATTTCGTTGGACGAGATACTAGATATAGCTAAAGATAGAGCACTAGCAGAACTAGAGGCAAGAGGAAGCAAATCTGAAGAGAAAGCCGAAAAAATAGGTGTAGCAGCTGTAAAGTTCTATCTGTTATCATCATCGCCATCAAAACCGCTTAAGTTCTCATGGAAATTAGCTCTAGACTTCGAAAAGAATTCAGCTCCATATCTGCTATACACATATGCCAGAACTGAAGGAATATTTAGAAAAGCTTCAGAATACGGTATAGATATAGATCCTGTAAAACTTCTAGACAGAGCTGACGAAGGTTTTGCGTCTACAGATCAGAGGAGGTGGAGGTTAGTTAAGCTTGTGGCACAGTTCCATGATACAGTATACAATACTTACATGAGCCTAGACCCATCAATTCTAGTCGTCTATACCTTAAAGCTAGCAGATGAATTCAATTCGTGGTATAACGATGAACCCATACTGCTTGAAGAAAATGAAAACATAAGAGCATCAAAGTTATTGCTTACATATGGCGTGAATATAGTCCTTAAGAATTCGCTTAGAATCTTAGGTATAGAACCTCTTGAGAAGATATAG
- the endA gene encoding tRNA-intron lyase, with translation MAVYDKNYIAKIDVVGRKSLVLDKIQSDVLFKRFYGKPLSISKPKIDQSYQEPLVLSMYETLYMCRKGLAEVSINGESIDCDKLWSFCRDVSHDFDIKYHVYEYLRDRNYIIRGGTKYGADFTVYTVGPGYEHAPYVVTVVSKEHKIKPTDIVALGRVSHSVRKHSVLAIVDRDDNNIRYIVFKWIKL, from the coding sequence ATGGCTGTATACGATAAGAACTACATAGCCAAGATAGATGTTGTTGGTAGAAAGTCCCTAGTATTAGATAAAATCCAGAGCGATGTCCTCTTCAAACGATTCTACGGTAAACCACTATCTATCTCAAAACCTAAGATTGATCAGAGCTATCAAGAACCTTTAGTTTTATCCATGTACGAAACTCTCTACATGTGTAGGAAAGGTTTAGCTGAGGTAAGTATCAATGGCGAATCTATCGACTGTGATAAACTATGGAGTTTTTGTAGAGATGTTTCACATGATTTTGATATTAAGTATCATGTTTATGAATATCTAAGGGATCGTAACTATATCATAAGGGGTGGAACTAAATATGGAGCAGATTTTACTGTATATACTGTGGGACCAGGATACGAACATGCACCCTATGTTGTTACTGTTGTATCTAAAGAACACAAAATTAAGCCTACAGATATAGTAGCTCTTGGTAGAGTTAGCCACAGTGTAAGGAAGCACTCTGTACTAGCTATCGTGGATAGAGATGACAACAATATACGTTATATAGTTTTTAAGTGGATTAAGTTGTAG
- the speB gene encoding agmatinase produces the protein MCSKMYLTGTGSGEAFLGFNKNKNETPFTILGVPLDMSSSFRSGCGIAPRRIRFVSRSLELCSIMTGIDIESIGFEDVGDVVLSPGDMQGSLKRIECVVSEILKDRDRILIAIGGEHTITLPIFKSLASERSPCLVVLDAHADLRDEYLGSRYNHATVIKRIIEETKSRIILLGARALSREEVEAYRQLKDYIDIISVWQGNAPPNIERELMHELESCSGLYVSIDMDILDPTYAPGVQTPEPLGLDPTTLLKILSLVANNRIHVIDLVEISPIYDQSDITSFLAAKIIIELTATIYRNIYRDRAEKHMCRM, from the coding sequence ATGTGCTCCAAGATGTACTTAACAGGCACGGGATCTGGAGAAGCATTTCTAGGTTTTAACAAGAACAAGAATGAAACACCGTTTACGATCTTGGGCGTTCCTTTAGATATGTCTTCATCGTTCAGGAGCGGATGTGGTATAGCGCCAAGAAGGATTAGATTTGTATCTAGATCACTAGAGTTGTGTTCGATCATGACGGGAATAGATATAGAGTCTATAGGATTTGAGGACGTAGGTGATGTAGTGTTATCCCCAGGTGATATGCAGGGTTCGCTGAAGAGAATAGAGTGTGTGGTAAGCGAAATCCTCAAAGATAGAGATAGGATACTAATCGCCATTGGCGGTGAACACACAATAACTCTACCTATCTTCAAGAGTCTGGCTTCAGAGAGATCACCATGCCTGGTTGTACTAGATGCACATGCAGATCTAAGAGATGAATATCTGGGATCCAGATACAATCATGCTACAGTAATTAAGAGAATTATTGAAGAGACCAAGAGCAGGATAATACTGTTAGGCGCTAGAGCCTTAAGCAGAGAAGAGGTAGAAGCATACCGTCAGCTAAAAGACTATATAGATATAATTAGTGTATGGCAAGGAAATGCCCCCCCAAATATAGAAAGAGAACTAATGCATGAGTTAGAGAGTTGTAGTGGGCTATATGTATCAATAGATATGGATATACTTGATCCAACATATGCACCTGGTGTACAAACACCAGAACCTCTGGGACTTGATCCAACTACACTACTCAAAATACTGTCACTGGTTGCTAACAATAGGATACATGTAATCGATCTAGTAGAGATATCGCCTATATATGATCAATCAGATATAACATCATTTCTTGCAGCAAAAATAATCATAGAATTAACAGCAACAATCTATAGAAACATTTATCGAGATAGAGCAGAAAAGCACATGTGTAGGATGTAG
- a CDS encoding DNA-directed RNA polymerase subunit M: MRFCPKCGGLLVPQKKGEEAVLRCSKCGYEIQQQGTGYRLATQQPPPKVLTTSVVSEEKKGGRKKEELEQEREEYYKELFMELLREEEYGGEET; encoded by the coding sequence ATGCGATTCTGCCCTAAATGTGGAGGTCTATTAGTACCTCAAAAGAAGGGTGAGGAAGCGGTTCTTAGATGCTCTAAATGTGGGTACGAAATACAGCAACAGGGAACAGGATACAGATTAGCTACACAACAACCGCCACCAAAAGTTTTAACAACATCTGTTGTAAGTGAAGAGAAAAAGGGAGGAAGAAAGAAGGAGGAACTAGAGCAAGAGAGGGAAGAATACTATAAAGAGCTCTTCATGGAGCTCCTCCGCGAGGAGGAGTACGGTGGTGAAGAAACATAA